From a single Anaerolineales bacterium genomic region:
- a CDS encoding alkaline phosphatase family protein, with protein MRFWILILAAFFLTGCGLPASTPTVEVAPVLPTPTLTSEPLPVPATEAPLPTSTPEPLPKVERVLIVSFDGLRPDAIEDANMETVLSLMENGAYTLSAQTISPSLTLPAHASMLVGTCPAKHIVRWNLYVPQNGYALGTDIFDLARAVDLRTVMVVAKEKLRQVTEPTSTDYFAFIDKTDRIEDFSTVLRLALNQINEGFGLMFVHFGEGDIEGHASGWMTRAQLGVYGREDRGLGSMIQTLKDKGLYETTLIIVTSDHGGHDSTHGTDLPEDMTIPWVISGPGIVPGELQTQVHTMDTAATAAFALGLPIPPDWDGIPVYEAFGMPVDLTRDGGCPVVTK; from the coding sequence ATGCGTTTTTGGATATTGATTCTCGCCGCATTCTTTTTGACGGGATGCGGTCTTCCCGCTTCCACCCCTACGGTGGAAGTTGCTCCTGTTCTCCCCACGCCGACTCTAACTTCCGAGCCTCTACCCGTCCCCGCGACCGAAGCACCACTGCCAACCTCCACGCCCGAACCGTTGCCAAAAGTCGAGCGCGTGTTGATCGTCAGTTTCGACGGCTTGCGTCCCGATGCCATCGAAGACGCAAATATGGAGACCGTCCTGTCACTGATGGAAAATGGCGCATACACGTTGAGCGCACAGACGATTTCCCCCAGCCTGACGTTGCCCGCGCACGCCTCCATGCTGGTGGGGACCTGCCCCGCCAAACATATCGTCCGCTGGAATTTGTACGTCCCGCAAAACGGATACGCCCTCGGCACCGACATCTTCGACCTCGCCAGAGCTGTTGACCTGCGGACGGTGATGGTGGTTGCCAAGGAAAAACTGCGCCAAGTCACCGAGCCGACCAGCACGGATTACTTCGCCTTCATTGATAAGACCGACCGTATCGAAGATTTCAGCACGGTTCTGCGGCTCGCCCTGAACCAGATCAATGAAGGCTTCGGCTTGATGTTCGTCCATTTTGGCGAAGGTGATATCGAAGGTCATGCCAGCGGATGGATGACCCGCGCACAGTTGGGCGTGTATGGGCGCGAAGATCGCGGACTTGGCTCGATGATCCAGACTTTGAAAGACAAAGGCTTGTACGAGACTACGCTTATCATCGTCACATCCGATCACGGCGGACATGACTCCACGCACGGCACTGACCTGCCCGAAGACATGACCATCCCCTGGGTCATCAGCGGACCGGGCATCGTCCCCGGCGAGTTGCAGACGCAAGTCCACACCATGGATACCGCCGCCACTGCCGCCTTCGCGCTCGGTCTGCCCATTCCGCCCGATTGGGACGGCATCCCGGTCTACGAAGCCTTTGGCATGCCCGTGGACCTGACACGGGATGGCGGTTGTCCGGTGGTGACCAAATAG
- the hutU gene encoding urocanate hydratase, with amino-acid sequence MSPPRTVRAPRGTDLTCKNWLSEAAYRMIQNNLDPEVAEKPEDLVVYGGRGKAARNWESFDAILESLKNLEEDETLLVQSGKPVVVFKSHKDAPKVLIANSNLVPHWATWEHFDELAKKGLIMYGQMTAGSWIYIGTQGILQGTYETFGALAKLKGWGSLKGKFVLTAGLGGMGGAQPLSITMNEGVGLIVEVDPERAERRRAIGYVDMVVDNLEEAMTLVEENVKNKTPKSIGLIGNAADVYDELSQRGIVPDVVTDQTSAHEALFYVPSGLSITAANQLRESAPEKYKKMAMDSMSKHVRAMLAFQRAGAEVFDYGNNIRQQAYNNGVTDAFEFPGFVPAYIRPLFCEGKGPFRWVALSGDPEDIFTTDRAIMELFPEDAHLHRWLKMAREKVPFQGLPSRICWLGYGERAKAGLMFNELVASGKVKAPIVIGRDHLDSGSVASPNRETEAMKDGSDAISDWAILNALINAVGGATWVSFHHGGGVGMGYSQHAGQVIVADGTPEAAQRLERVLTTDPGMGVVRHADAGYEEAIEAAKRHGIKMPMLGK; translated from the coding sequence ATGTCCCCCCCCCGCACTGTCCGCGCACCTCGCGGAACTGACCTGACTTGCAAGAACTGGCTGAGCGAAGCCGCCTATCGCATGATCCAGAACAACCTCGACCCCGAAGTGGCGGAGAAACCTGAAGACCTCGTCGTCTACGGCGGGCGCGGAAAAGCCGCCCGTAATTGGGAATCTTTCGACGCGATTCTTGAATCGCTGAAAAATCTCGAAGAGGATGAAACCCTGTTGGTGCAGTCGGGCAAGCCGGTGGTCGTGTTCAAGAGTCACAAAGACGCGCCCAAAGTGCTGATCGCCAACTCCAACCTCGTGCCGCACTGGGCGACGTGGGAGCATTTCGATGAACTGGCGAAAAAAGGTCTCATCATGTACGGGCAGATGACCGCCGGTTCGTGGATCTACATCGGCACGCAGGGTATCTTGCAAGGGACATATGAAACCTTCGGCGCATTAGCCAAACTCAAAGGCTGGGGCTCGCTCAAAGGGAAGTTCGTCCTCACGGCGGGACTTGGCGGCATGGGCGGCGCTCAGCCGCTGTCCATTACGATGAATGAAGGCGTGGGACTCATTGTTGAGGTTGACCCCGAACGCGCCGAACGCCGCCGTGCCATCGGCTATGTGGACATGGTCGTGGACAATCTCGAAGAAGCGATGACGCTCGTTGAAGAAAATGTCAAGAACAAAACGCCAAAATCGATCGGCTTGATCGGCAACGCCGCCGATGTGTACGACGAACTCTCACAGCGTGGAATCGTTCCAGATGTGGTAACAGACCAAACGTCGGCGCATGAAGCGTTGTTCTATGTTCCGTCCGGATTATCCATCACGGCAGCAAATCAGTTGCGCGAATCTGCTCCCGAAAAATATAAAAAGATGGCGATGGATTCGATGTCCAAACATGTGCGCGCCATGCTCGCCTTCCAACGCGCGGGCGCGGAAGTATTTGATTATGGTAATAACATCCGCCAGCAGGCGTATAACAACGGCGTAACCGATGCGTTCGAGTTCCCCGGCTTCGTGCCTGCCTACATCCGCCCGCTGTTTTGCGAAGGCAAGGGTCCGTTCCGGTGGGTAGCGCTATCGGGCGACCCCGAAGATATTTTCACCACTGACCGCGCCATCATGGAGTTATTCCCTGAAGATGCACATTTGCACCGCTGGCTGAAAATGGCGCGTGAGAAAGTTCCGTTTCAGGGATTGCCCTCGCGCATTTGCTGGCTCGGCTATGGCGAACGCGCCAAGGCGGGTTTGATGTTCAACGAACTCGTTGCAAGCGGAAAGGTGAAAGCACCCATCGTGATCGGGCGCGATCATTTGGATAGCGGCTCCGTCGCTTCACCCAACCGCGAAACCGAAGCGATGAAAGACGGCTCAGACGCTATTTCCGATTGGGCAATCCTCAATGCACTGATCAACGCTGTCGGCGGTGCGACATGGGTCTCGTTCCATCATGGCGGCGGCGTCGGCATGGGATATTCACAGCACGCCGGTCAGGTCATCGTCGCGGACGGGACGCCCGAAGCGGCTCAACGCTTGGAAAGAGTCTTGACCACCGACCCCGGCATGGGCGTCGTCAGACACGCAGATGCGGGTTATGAGGAAGCCATCGAAGCGGCGAAACGTCATGGCATCAAAATGCCGATGCTGGGAAAATAA
- a CDS encoding Rrf2 family transcriptional regulator has translation MQITRQADYAVRAVLHLARNGEQRTATSAIAEEQRIPPSFLAKIVSQLSIAGLLHTSRGARGGVTLARNPKEITLLEVIEAIDGPIQLNECVSDNGACSFEDNCPLRPVWCEAQDELITRLKGTNFADMVAVGQAPV, from the coding sequence ATGCAAATAACCCGTCAAGCTGATTATGCCGTCCGTGCCGTGCTCCATCTTGCCCGCAACGGCGAACAGCGCACTGCCACGAGCGCGATCGCGGAAGAACAACGCATTCCGCCGTCGTTCCTTGCCAAGATCGTTTCGCAACTATCCATCGCGGGACTTTTGCACACCTCACGCGGCGCGCGCGGCGGCGTCACGCTGGCGCGCAATCCCAAAGAGATCACTCTGCTCGAAGTCATCGAAGCCATCGATGGTCCCATCCAGCTTAATGAGTGCGTGAGCGATAACGGAGCATGTTCGTTCGAGGATAACTGTCCCCTCCGTCCCGTTTGGTGTGAGGCGCAAGATGAACTTATCACCCGCTTGAAAGGCACCAACTTCGCAGACATGGTCGCAGTGGGACAAGCCCCCGTGTAA
- a CDS encoding toast rack family protein, which translates to MYRKLMFFVAILALTTLACGFNVDLPQRVEPGPEVTETIAVPYPDEGETSLKLSFGAGELDLAPGASGLVDGTVVYNYEQFKPEIKTDGGDVHISMGDTRINFLPSGDDLKNEWDLKLGSQPMDLTIEAGAYQGEFEFGGLALTSLTVKDGAADVTLSFSQLNEANMSVFSYTTGASNVKMNGLANANFSLFDFSSGAGDYTLDFSGDLQRDASVKIQTGLSNLIIIVPEGVNAVVTVEGGLSNVSAGSGWSQSGSVYKQDGEGPTLTFVIEMGAGNLTLTR; encoded by the coding sequence ATGTACCGAAAACTTATGTTCTTTGTCGCGATTCTCGCGCTGACCACGCTCGCCTGCGGATTCAACGTCGACCTGCCCCAACGGGTGGAACCCGGTCCTGAAGTGACCGAAACCATCGCAGTTCCATACCCCGATGAAGGTGAAACCAGTCTGAAATTGTCCTTTGGTGCGGGCGAATTGGATCTTGCCCCCGGCGCAAGCGGACTTGTGGACGGCACGGTCGTCTACAACTATGAGCAATTCAAACCCGAGATCAAGACCGACGGCGGCGACGTCCACATCAGCATGGGCGACACGCGCATCAATTTCCTGCCATCCGGCGATGATCTCAAAAATGAATGGGATCTCAAACTCGGCAGCCAGCCCATGGACCTGACCATCGAAGCAGGCGCCTATCAGGGTGAGTTCGAGTTCGGCGGTCTCGCCCTCACCAGCCTCACGGTCAAGGATGGCGCGGCGGATGTCACGCTCTCCTTCTCCCAGCTGAACGAGGCGAACATGTCCGTATTCAGCTACACGACCGGCGCATCCAACGTCAAAATGAACGGACTCGCCAACGCCAACTTTAGTCTCTTCGACTTCTCTTCCGGCGCAGGCGACTACACCCTCGATTTCTCCGGCGACCTGCAGCGCGACGCCTCGGTCAAAATTCAAACCGGGCTCAGCAACCTGATCATCATCGTCCCCGAAGGCGTGAACGCAGTCGTCACGGTGGAGGGAGGTTTGTCGAACGTCAGCGCAGGCTCCGGTTGGAGCCAGAGCGGAAGCGTCTACAAGCAGGACGGAGAAGGTCCCACCTTGACCTTTGTCATCGAAATGGGAGCGGGTAACCTGACCCTCACTCGATAA
- a CDS encoding DUF2277 domain-containing protein — MCRSIKPLRNMDHPVTEQEIYEAALQYVRKVSGYRKPSKVNEDAFNKAIEEVADATRKILVNLKSKQQEANQPDA; from the coding sequence ATGTGCCGAAGTATCAAACCCCTTAGAAATATGGACCACCCCGTCACCGAGCAGGAGATCTACGAAGCCGCCTTGCAATATGTGCGCAAGGTCAGCGGATATCGCAAGCCGTCCAAGGTCAATGAAGACGCGTTCAATAAGGCGATTGAAGAAGTGGCAGATGCGACGAGGAAGATACTCGTCAACTTGAAATCAAAACAACAGGAAGCCAATCAACCTGACGCTTGA
- the radA gene encoding DNA repair protein RadA: MAKTKTHTRYVCQQCGRVSASYMGKCPQCGAFDSMVEEVIHDEPVSKKAGNVRGLTGRSEPRPISEVSGEAEDRVHLPIGEFARVLGGGIVPGSIVLVGGDPGIGKSTLMLQMAMEMAKVQTVLYVSGEESERQIKMRAMRLTNTGKELPRDLLLVTETNLEVIFNHVRESRPDLLIVDSIQTTYLSELDSSAGSVSQVRECSSQLRELAKSSGLTVFMIGHVTKEGSIAGPRVLEHIVDTVLYLEGDRFQAYRLLRSVKNRFGATSEVGVFEMREGGMIEVTNPSEAFLAERLVNAAGSAIAVTMEGTRPILVEVQGLTSPTQFGNARRTPNGVDFNRLLLITAVLTRRVGLKLAEQDVFVNVVGGIQIDEPAADLAVAAAIASSWKDVPIRAEAVLIGEIGLAGELRMPGQMVARLREAQKLGFKTAIVPKALRKGEEYPKGIEIVEVRSLDQALNAALKTADKRG, encoded by the coding sequence ATGGCAAAAACAAAAACCCATACCCGATATGTCTGTCAGCAATGCGGGCGAGTCTCCGCAAGTTACATGGGCAAGTGCCCGCAATGCGGCGCATTCGACAGCATGGTGGAGGAAGTCATCCACGATGAACCTGTTTCCAAGAAGGCGGGAAACGTCCGCGGGCTGACGGGCCGCTCGGAACCGCGACCCATCTCCGAGGTCAGCGGCGAAGCGGAAGATCGCGTTCACCTGCCCATCGGCGAGTTCGCGCGCGTGCTTGGCGGCGGCATCGTTCCCGGTTCCATCGTGCTTGTCGGCGGCGACCCGGGTATCGGCAAATCCACACTGATGCTGCAAATGGCGATGGAGATGGCGAAAGTGCAAACAGTCCTGTACGTGTCCGGAGAGGAGTCCGAGCGGCAGATCAAGATGCGTGCCATGCGCCTGACCAACACAGGCAAGGAACTGCCAAGGGATTTGCTGTTGGTGACGGAGACGAATCTTGAAGTGATCTTCAACCACGTGCGCGAATCAAGACCGGACCTGTTGATTGTGGACTCCATCCAGACCACATACCTCTCTGAATTGGATTCGTCGGCTGGTTCGGTTTCGCAGGTGCGTGAGTGTTCGTCGCAATTGCGCGAGTTGGCGAAATCCAGCGGGTTGACCGTTTTCATGATCGGTCATGTGACGAAAGAAGGTTCGATTGCCGGTCCGCGCGTGTTGGAACATATCGTGGATACGGTCTTGTATTTGGAGGGCGATCGTTTCCAGGCATATCGTCTGTTGCGTTCGGTGAAGAACCGCTTCGGTGCGACATCTGAAGTAGGCGTGTTCGAGATGCGTGAAGGCGGTATGATCGAAGTAACCAATCCCTCCGAGGCGTTTTTAGCGGAGCGATTGGTGAATGCCGCCGGTTCTGCCATTGCCGTCACAATGGAAGGCACGCGTCCCATCCTTGTGGAAGTGCAGGGATTGACCTCCCCGACACAATTTGGCAATGCGCGCCGCACCCCCAACGGCGTGGACTTCAACCGCTTGTTATTAATTACCGCCGTGCTCACTCGCCGCGTGGGATTGAAACTCGCCGAGCAGGATGTGTTTGTGAATGTGGTCGGCGGCATCCAAATTGACGAACCCGCCGCGGACTTGGCTGTCGCCGCCGCCATCGCTTCTTCATGGAAGGACGTTCCCATCCGCGCCGAGGCAGTGTTGATCGGCGAGATCGGTCTGGCAGGCGAATTGCGCATGCCCGGACAGATGGTGGCGCGCTTGCGCGAAGCGCAAAAACTGGGATTCAAGACTGCCATTGTACCCAAGGCGTTGCGGAAGGGCGAAGAATACCCGAAAGGAATCGAAATCGTCGAAGTCCGCTCGCTGGATCAGGCGTTGAATGCGGCGTTGAAAACCGCAGATAAGCGCGGATGA
- a CDS encoding WD40 repeat domain-containing protein, with product MKKVISIVIFISILLSGCIPATSVPALTDIPFVSKTPTHKPVQTSTLPPASTPIPSTATFSPIEAILNTSGPFTLTESNVGTEMKLLNIIGTGTAYDIEFSPDGRLLAVATGRGVFLYDGISFKQNGFLEMNIPVSAIAFSPDGEALALAMNGRVSLLNINSGQKIKDLDGELVSVSKLVYGVGGYVAAIGGTCRGCGSPQVGVILWDAKTGRPLFSQKNIGFFTIGLEFTSDGKHLMFGDAGISVVETRTGKSIASFNSGETRISAALDVPYNFIFNNDGTGLYISSYEYSSEFFSLSEQTRKRFPLCDIYLTGNGKIGACPEEQKMLIFDLQNGNELQSIDMDIDASSLGNMFTISPDSKFLVYYGKTGINIINLTTNEKIYEIELTDFGIAETGIIEIDGDEKYVVATLTSAGQVEVFDIQTGELIRKLKSDCCEIKGFSFAPDRKTLATVEENLLELWDLQTGDNIYMIELERDYSGPIAFSSDGFSVFLTDLIEDYIIELDLQSGVITKQGENSYPYNYGSPYAVNNYNFNSSGNLMLLSYERSDQQYHPSFEDVITKGKIILPVDVIADPDFIETFSFSPDGQYLAYGNLSGIFVWNIKTLKIQSKMDGHDLRGADGWQGKVASLIFNHQSNLLVSVGQDETIRLWNPRFGTELRRLNVCCSVDFTPDGRYLVTYGKGVAYVWGIP from the coding sequence ATGAAAAAAGTTATCTCAATTGTCATATTTATATCAATTTTGTTGTCAGGTTGTATACCTGCAACATCTGTTCCAGCTTTAACAGATATTCCTTTCGTAAGTAAAACTCCCACTCATAAGCCTGTTCAAACATCAACCTTGCCCCCTGCTTCGACTCCGATTCCATCCACAGCGACCTTCAGCCCAATTGAAGCAATTTTAAATACATCTGGTCCATTTACATTAACTGAGTCAAATGTTGGAACTGAAATGAAGCTCTTAAACATAATCGGAACCGGCACAGCTTATGATATCGAATTTTCGCCAGATGGGAGACTCTTAGCCGTGGCTACTGGACGCGGGGTTTTTCTTTACGACGGGATATCCTTTAAGCAAAATGGTTTTCTTGAAATGAATATCCCTGTATCAGCCATTGCATTTAGTCCTGACGGCGAAGCGCTGGCATTGGCTATGAATGGAAGGGTTAGTTTGTTAAATATAAACTCAGGACAGAAGATAAAGGATCTTGACGGCGAACTAGTCTCTGTCTCCAAGCTGGTGTATGGAGTTGGCGGCTATGTTGCAGCAATCGGCGGAACTTGTAGAGGATGCGGCTCGCCCCAAGTTGGGGTGATTTTATGGGATGCAAAAACAGGGCGTCCACTCTTCTCACAGAAAAATATTGGCTTTTTTACTATTGGCTTGGAATTCACATCTGACGGAAAACACTTAATGTTTGGGGATGCTGGAATTAGTGTGGTCGAAACAAGAACAGGTAAATCGATTGCTTCATTCAACAGTGGAGAAACACGAATTTCTGCCGCACTAGACGTGCCCTATAATTTCATTTTCAATAATGATGGGACAGGGTTATATATATCGAGCTATGAATATTCAAGTGAGTTTTTTAGTCTAAGTGAACAAACGCGTAAACGGTTTCCTCTTTGCGATATCTATCTAACTGGCAATGGGAAAATTGGGGCCTGCCCAGAAGAACAAAAAATGTTGATTTTTGATCTTCAGAATGGGAACGAATTACAAAGCATAGACATGGATATTGATGCTTCATCTCTGGGCAATATGTTTACTATTAGTCCTGATAGCAAATTCCTTGTTTATTATGGAAAAACCGGAATTAACATAATTAACCTAACGACCAATGAAAAAATCTATGAAATCGAACTAACCGACTTTGGTATAGCAGAAACGGGCATTATTGAAATCGACGGAGATGAAAAATACGTTGTGGCAACCTTGACTTCTGCTGGCCAAGTTGAAGTTTTCGATATTCAGACTGGCGAGTTGATTCGGAAATTAAAATCGGATTGTTGTGAGATTAAGGGCTTTAGTTTTGCGCCTGATCGCAAGACACTTGCCACTGTCGAAGAGAATTTGCTGGAATTGTGGGACTTACAAACCGGCGATAATATTTACATGATAGAACTCGAACGGGACTATTCTGGACCAATTGCTTTCTCATCAGATGGCTTTTCTGTTTTTCTGACCGACTTAATAGAGGACTATATAATAGAATTAGACTTGCAATCTGGAGTTATCACCAAACAAGGTGAAAACAGTTATCCATATAATTATGGTAGTCCCTACGCGGTTAACAACTATAATTTTAATTCTTCAGGGAATTTAATGTTACTTAGCTATGAGAGGAGTGACCAACAATATCATCCCTCATTTGAAGACGTAATAACAAAAGGTAAAATAATATTGCCCGTTGATGTAATAGCGGACCCTGACTTTATTGAAACATTTTCATTTAGCCCAGATGGACAGTACCTTGCTTATGGAAATCTATCAGGTATTTTTGTTTGGAATATCAAGACCTTGAAAATTCAATCAAAAATGGATGGGCATGATCTACGTGGGGCGGATGGGTGGCAGGGAAAAGTTGCATCTTTGATTTTCAATCATCAATCTAATCTTCTGGTTTCAGTTGGACAGGATGAAACGATCCGATTGTGGAATCCCCGATTTGGGACGGAACTGCGCCGCCTAAATGTTTGTTGTTCTGTTGATTTCACTCCGGATGGACGGTATTTGGTCACCTACGGAAAAGGAGTAGCCTATGTTTGGGGTATTCCATAA
- a CDS encoding DUF1304 domain-containing protein, translated as MKLVSDILIVIVALLHFYFLYLEMFLWDKPRGMKTFRMTEEQAKQSKTLAMNQGLYNGFLAAGLIWGLFAGDAVKIFFLSCVVIAGIFGAFTVSKRIFHIQAIPAILALVILLVF; from the coding sequence ATGAAACTCGTATCCGATATTCTTATCGTTATCGTTGCCCTGCTGCACTTCTATTTTCTCTATCTCGAAATGTTCCTATGGGACAAACCGCGCGGGATGAAGACATTCCGCATGACAGAGGAACAAGCCAAACAGTCGAAGACCCTTGCCATGAATCAGGGACTGTATAACGGTTTCCTCGCGGCGGGACTTATCTGGGGATTGTTCGCAGGTGATGCCGTGAAGATATTCTTCCTGAGTTGTGTCGTCATTGCGGGAATCTTCGGGGCGTTTACTGTCAGCAAACGCATTTTTCACATTCAAGCCATCCCCGCTATTTTGGCGTTGGTGATCTTGCTGGTGTTTTAA
- a CDS encoding homoserine dehydrogenase, with protein MHYNLALIGFGNVARALARLLIRKQNLLKSNYDVTFSFTGISTGSHGHAVNLNGLDIEKTLELVESGKDIFPLSTLEVKSSLDVIKHSQANIMFENSPVNMQTGLPALDHIRTALELGMHAITANKGPVVHGYRELTALAAEKGKMFRFESTVLGGAPVFSVMRDAFPLAELTSFKGIFNATTNVILSRMESGESYEEALKYAQKIGLAETDPTNDVDGWDAAIKVAALVTVLWDTPLTPQQVNPTGIRGITSEMIAKAKAEGKRYKLVCSAEKVDGNVRASVSPQLVDAASPLYGMMNSSTGVTFRTDVILDYSIVLSEKPGMTGGPVETAYGLFADFVNIVK; from the coding sequence ATGCACTACAACCTCGCCCTCATCGGATTTGGCAATGTCGCCCGCGCGCTGGCACGATTATTGATCCGCAAACAGAATCTGCTCAAATCCAACTATGATGTCACCTTTTCGTTCACCGGCATCTCCACTGGCAGTCACGGACATGCTGTCAACCTGAATGGCTTGGATATTGAAAAAACTTTGGAACTTGTGGAGAGTGGAAAAGATATCTTTCCTCTTTCTACTTTAGAAGTAAAGAGCTCGCTGGATGTCATCAAACATTCCCAAGCCAACATCATGTTTGAAAACTCCCCCGTCAATATGCAGACCGGTCTGCCCGCGCTTGATCACATCCGCACGGCGCTGGAGTTGGGCATGCATGCCATTACGGCAAACAAAGGTCCCGTGGTGCATGGCTATCGCGAGTTGACCGCGTTAGCGGCAGAGAAGGGGAAAATGTTCAGGTTTGAATCCACTGTGCTGGGAGGCGCACCCGTTTTCTCGGTCATGAGAGATGCGTTTCCGCTTGCAGAGTTGACATCCTTCAAGGGCATCTTCAACGCCACCACCAATGTCATCCTGTCCAGAATGGAAAGTGGCGAATCTTACGAGGAGGCGTTGAAGTATGCGCAGAAGATCGGTCTCGCCGAAACCGACCCGACCAACGACGTGGATGGTTGGGATGCGGCGATCAAGGTGGCGGCGCTGGTGACGGTGTTATGGGATACGCCGCTGACCCCACAACAGGTGAACCCGACGGGTATTCGCGGAATTACATCGGAGATGATCGCCAAAGCCAAAGCGGAAGGTAAGCGCTATAAGTTGGTGTGCTCTGCTGAAAAAGTGGATGGGAACGTGCGAGCCAGCGTCTCGCCACAATTGGTGGATGCGGCGTCCCCGCTGTATGGGATGATGAATTCGAGCACAGGTGTCACGTTTAGGACAGATGTGATTTTGGATTATTCAATTGTCTTGTCCGAAAAGCCCGGTATGACGGGCGGACCCGTGGAAACGGCGTATGGTCTTTTCGCAGATTTTGTGAATATTGTGAAATAA
- a CDS encoding SCO1664 family protein, with translation MSIPPSPKIRTALTDGEYELRGQFMLGSNYTFLVDVHHEGETFQAVYKPSKGEQPLWDFPDNTLALREVAAYVLSEALGFHIVPFTVYREDGPYGPGSLQHYINYDIEYHYFNFTPEDKQKLRPVVLFDVLANNADRKGSHVFFEDETLHLYAIDHGICFHEEPKLRTVLWDFAGQPIPDDLLAPLSQTDNWSVLFEQYLSPGEIRAMLLRAEELKATKLFPRPLQGRRAYPYPPI, from the coding sequence ATGAGCATTCCCCCTTCTCCAAAAATCCGCACAGCGCTCACAGACGGCGAATACGAACTTCGCGGTCAATTCATGCTTGGCAGTAACTACACCTTTCTTGTGGATGTGCATCATGAAGGGGAAACGTTCCAAGCCGTGTACAAACCCAGCAAAGGCGAACAGCCGCTCTGGGACTTCCCCGACAACACCCTCGCTCTGCGCGAAGTCGCTGCGTATGTGCTGAGCGAAGCGCTCGGTTTTCACATCGTCCCTTTCACCGTCTATCGCGAAGACGGTCCCTACGGTCCCGGCTCGCTGCAACATTACATCAACTACGATATCGAATATCACTACTTCAACTTCACGCCTGAAGATAAACAAAAACTGCGCCCCGTTGTCCTCTTTGACGTCCTCGCCAACAACGCCGACCGCAAGGGCAGTCACGTTTTCTTTGAGGATGAAACGCTTCATCTTTACGCCATTGACCACGGGATCTGCTTCCACGAAGAACCGAAACTCCGCACCGTGCTATGGGACTTCGCCGGTCAGCCAATTCCAGATGACCTGCTCGCGCCTCTTTCCCAAACCGACAATTGGTCTGTCCTCTTCGAGCAGTATCTCAGCCCGGGCGAAATCCGCGCCATGCTTCTCCGCGCCGAAGAGTTGAAAGCAACCAAACTCTTCCCCCGCCCATTGCAGGGACGCAGGGCATATCCCTATCCGCCAATTTAG
- a CDS encoding DUF3090 domain-containing protein: MARFEIDVDPCDHITADAIGKPGQRVFYLQAYQDTRTITIIIEKAQLLSLAIGIEQFLAQVSQQNPELEEASGDYVEDAMRINPPVDPLYRAGEIGLGYDKDRDRVVIFTKELLTEEEEPESAAQVRFWATRTQVRMLARWGQEVSSRGRPVCPQCGQPMEPEGHFCPKKNGHLH, from the coding sequence ATGGCACGCTTCGAAATTGACGTTGACCCCTGTGATCACATTACCGCGGACGCCATCGGCAAGCCCGGTCAGCGCGTCTTTTATTTGCAAGCCTACCAAGACACGCGCACCATCACCATTATCATCGAAAAGGCGCAATTGCTTTCGCTTGCCATCGGCATTGAACAATTCCTTGCGCAGGTCAGCCAGCAAAATCCTGAATTGGAAGAAGCCTCCGGCGACTATGTGGAGGATGCCATGCGCATCAACCCGCCCGTCGACCCGCTCTACCGCGCGGGCGAGATCGGCTTGGGCTACGACAAGGACCGCGACCGCGTTGTGATCTTCACCAAGGAACTGCTGACGGAGGAGGAAGAGCCGGAATCCGCCGCGCAGGTTCGGTTTTGGGCAACACGCACACAGGTGCGGATGCTCGCCCGCTGGGGACAGGAAGTCTCCTCGCGTGGACGTCCCGTATGTCCGCAATGCGGTCAGCCGATGGAACCGGAAGGACATTTCTGCCCGAAGAAGAACGGTCACCTTCATTAA